In Rosa chinensis cultivar Old Blush chromosome 1, RchiOBHm-V2, whole genome shotgun sequence, a genomic segment contains:
- the LOC112181853 gene encoding uncharacterized protein LOC112181853: MGETTSFMRNKYWVLRHGRSIPNEKGLIVSSMENGTLPEYQLAPQGVNQAQLAAELFTKLLEESCIPLADVRICYSPFSRTTQTARIVASVLNIQFEGHQCKVMETLRERFFGPSFELGSRDEYHEIYGTLDEKDPLMRPEGGESVDDVASRLAEAMVTMESLFQGCTILVVSHGDPLQILQAILNATKLNTESSYDDLASRIQNVRAPSILSQHRKFNLQTGELRAVI, from the exons ATGGGGGAGACGACGTCGTTCATGAGGAACAAATACTGGGTATTGAGGCACGGCAGGAGCATTCCAAATGAGAAAGGCCTCATTGTTTCCTCCATG GAAAATGGTACCCTCCCAGAATATCAACTGGCGCCACAAGGTGTTAATCAGGCTCAATTAGCTGCAGAATTGTTCACAAAG TTACTTGAGGAAAGTTGCATACCACTTGCAGATGTTCGCATTTGCTACTCTCCGTTTTCGAGAACAACTCAGACTGCTCGAATTGTTGCATCTGTCTTGAACATTCAATTTGAGGGTCATCAATGTAAG GTGATGGAAACCCTCCGCGAACGCTTCTTTGGTCCTTCATTTGAGCTTGGGTCTCGTGATGAA TACCATGAGATCTATGGCACACTTGATGAGAAAGATCCTCTGATGAGGCCAGAAGGCGGAGAAAGTGTTGATGATGTTGCATCTAGACTTGCAGAAGCTATGGTAACTATGGAGTCTCTATTTCAAGG GTGCACGATCTTAGTTGTTAGTCATGGCGATCCCCTACAAATCTTGCAAGCTATATTGAATGCTACTAAGCTAAACACCGAATCCAGTTATGACGACTTGGCATCAAGAATTCAAAATGTTAGAGCTCCTTCCATCTTGTCACAGCACAGGAAATTTAACCTGCAGACTGGGGAGCTCCGGGCAGTTATATGA